The proteins below come from a single Mycobacterium parmense genomic window:
- a CDS encoding FadD7 family fatty acid--CoA ligase — protein sequence MSADSITSGEVVGLAGARVADLVEAAADRTPEAPALVVTPERVPVSYRDVMRLIDDLAGQLTRGGLRPGDRVALRAGSNAEFVVGLLAASRADLVAVPLDPALPVREQRARSEAAGARVILVDGAAAGDSDEPDLCWWPLAVTVNRDRSDLAVHLDAATAPREDVASPQGLRGDDAMIMFTGGTTGVPKMVPWTRDNIIGSVRAIVAGYGMGPSDATVAVMPLYHGHGLLAALLATLASGGTVLLPARGKFSAHTFWDDIAAVGATWYTAVPTIHQILLERARAEHPAGEPAALRFIRSCSAPLTVETAGALQETFGAPVVCAFGMTEATHQVATTAADQKENPAATPGLVGRSTGPEIRIAGPDGQALPADTVGEVWLRGPTVVRGYLGDPKITAANFTDGWLRTGDLGSLSVSGELRIRGRIKELINRGGEKISPEHVESVLASHPDVLEVAVFGVADALYGETVAAVIVPRGSATPTAEEFTQFCGGRLAPFEVPSSFQLATELPHTAKGSLDRRAVARQFGGAG from the coding sequence ATGAGCGCGGACTCGATCACCAGCGGCGAGGTTGTGGGATTGGCGGGCGCACGCGTCGCCGATCTGGTCGAGGCGGCGGCCGACCGGACCCCGGAGGCGCCGGCGCTCGTCGTCACCCCCGAGCGGGTGCCCGTCAGCTACCGCGACGTCATGCGGCTGATCGACGACCTGGCCGGCCAGCTGACCCGCGGCGGCCTGCGGCCGGGCGATCGGGTCGCGCTTCGGGCCGGCAGCAACGCCGAATTCGTCGTCGGCCTGCTGGCGGCGTCGCGGGCGGACCTCGTCGCGGTCCCGCTGGACCCGGCGCTGCCCGTCCGCGAGCAGCGGGCCCGCAGCGAGGCGGCGGGCGCCCGGGTGATCCTCGTCGACGGCGCCGCGGCCGGCGACAGCGACGAACCGGACTTGTGCTGGTGGCCTCTGGCGGTGACCGTCAACCGCGACCGCAGCGACCTGGCGGTCCACCTGGACGCCGCGACGGCACCGCGGGAGGACGTCGCGTCGCCGCAGGGGCTGCGCGGCGACGACGCCATGATCATGTTCACCGGCGGGACCACGGGCGTGCCGAAGATGGTCCCGTGGACCCGCGACAACATCATCGGTTCGGTGCGGGCCATCGTCGCGGGATACGGAATGGGTCCAAGCGACGCGACGGTCGCGGTGATGCCGCTGTACCACGGGCACGGGCTGCTGGCCGCGCTGCTGGCGACGCTCGCCTCCGGCGGCACCGTGCTGCTGCCCGCTCGCGGGAAGTTCTCGGCGCACACCTTCTGGGACGACATCGCCGCGGTCGGGGCCACCTGGTACACCGCGGTGCCCACGATCCACCAGATCCTGTTGGAGCGGGCCAGGGCCGAGCACCCGGCCGGCGAGCCGGCCGCGCTGCGCTTCATCCGCAGTTGCAGCGCCCCGCTCACCGTCGAAACCGCAGGGGCACTGCAGGAGACGTTCGGTGCGCCGGTGGTCTGCGCCTTCGGCATGACCGAGGCCACCCACCAGGTGGCGACGACTGCTGCCGACCAGAAGGAGAACCCCGCCGCCACGCCCGGTCTGGTCGGCCGCTCCACCGGACCCGAGATCCGCATCGCCGGACCCGACGGCCAGGCCCTGCCGGCCGACACCGTCGGCGAGGTCTGGCTGCGCGGTCCCACCGTGGTGCGCGGCTACCTCGGCGACCCGAAGATCACCGCCGCCAACTTCACCGACGGGTGGCTACGCACCGGCGACCTCGGGTCGTTGTCGGTGTCGGGCGAACTCCGCATCCGGGGCCGGATCAAGGAACTCATCAACCGCGGCGGGGAGAAGATCTCGCCCGAGCACGTCGAGAGCGTCCTGGCCAGCCATCCGGACGTTCTCGAGGTGGCCGTGTTCGGCGTGGCGGACGCGCTGTACGGGGAGACGGTCGCCGCGGTGATCGTGCCGCGGGGATCGGCCACTCCGACCGCAGAGGAGTTCACGCAGTTCTGCGGTGGGCGGCTGGCTCCCTTCGAGGTGCCATCCTCCTTCCAGCTGGCGACCGAGTTGCCGCACACCGCGAAGGGGTCGTTGGACCGGCGCGCGGTGGCCAGGCAGTTCGGTGGCGCGGGTTAG
- the car gene encoding carboxylic acid reductase, which yields MTGGGPTVEALAASGAGARDRVADRIARLESDDDQFRNAKPDLSLQQRARRHGLRLPEILEMFVAGYGDRPALGWRARSLNTDPVTGRTTARLLDRFDTITYRELWANVRAVAAAWRRDPADPVMPGDFVATVGFSSPEYLTVDMVCGYLGLVAVPLQHNAAASRLQPIIAEVEPRVLAAGAGYLDLAIEAALGSASVRRLMVFDYQPEIDEHREKLERARATLAAAGMPVSIETFGEALERGRELPPEPGYAGETDQRLAMILYTSGSTGLPKGAMYTERMIAKIWTTELLPEFADVPVFNVNFMPLNHLGGRIPLSSSFQAGGTSYFVPESDLSTLFDDWSLVRPTEMGMVPRVAEMLYQRYQSAVERRASDGAANPEADAQAELREQVLGGRVITSFSSTAPLAAEMKGFVETCLGVHVLDGYGLTEVGMVTKDGRIAAPPVLDYRLVDVPELGYFRTDKPHPRGELLVKSLTATPGYFKRPDVTADAFDPDGYYRTGDVMAELEPGRLAYVDRRNNVLKLAQGEFVAVARLEAVFASAALIRQIFVYGNSERPYLLAVIVPTVEAMEKFGDDAGALKAALSESLRQAAKLAELQSYEVPADFLVESEPFSEDNGLLSGVGKLLRPKLKERYAGRLEQLYTDLAENRVAELRALREHVADRPVIDTLARAAEALLGLSGGPPPPDSLFIDLGGDSLSALTFSNLLHDVFDVEVPVGLIIGPATNLRQLAHFIEEQRESGSQRTTFATVHGRDATEARAADLTLDKFIDAQTLAGASALPRVTGTPRTVLLTGANGYLGRFLCLEWLQRLARSGGRLVCIVRGTDAGAAAQRLEAVYHTGDPTLVQRFRELAHDHLEVIAGDIGEPNLGLDQPTWERLATQVDMIVHPAALVNHVLPYEQLFGPNVVGTAELIRLAITARIKPVTYLSTVAVAMSVDPASFSEDGDIRIVSPVRPVGAGYANGYANSKWAGEVLLREAHDLCGLPVAVFRSDMILAHSEFAGQLNVPDAFTRLIFSLLVTGIAPSSFYEADVRGGRAVAHYDGLPADFVAESVTALGERIASGSGEAGDFRSFDVMNPHDDGISLDVFVDWLVAAGHQIRRIEDHAEWFGRFETALRALPDKQRQQSALPLLDAYRHPEKPLRGAPAPTDVFRNAVREAKIGADKDIPHLSAALIEKYVSDLRLLGLV from the coding sequence ATGACCGGTGGAGGACCGACCGTCGAGGCACTCGCCGCTTCGGGCGCTGGCGCCCGCGACCGGGTGGCCGACCGCATCGCCCGGTTGGAGTCCGACGACGACCAGTTCCGAAACGCCAAGCCGGATCTCTCGCTGCAGCAAAGAGCGCGACGCCACGGGCTGCGGCTCCCCGAGATCCTCGAGATGTTCGTCGCGGGGTACGGCGACCGCCCCGCGCTGGGCTGGCGGGCACGCTCGCTGAACACCGATCCGGTGACCGGCCGGACAACCGCACGGCTGCTCGACCGCTTCGACACCATCACCTACCGTGAGCTGTGGGCCAACGTGCGCGCCGTGGCCGCCGCCTGGCGGCGGGACCCGGCCGATCCCGTGATGCCCGGGGACTTCGTGGCAACCGTCGGCTTCTCCAGCCCCGAGTACCTGACCGTCGACATGGTCTGCGGCTATCTCGGCCTGGTGGCGGTCCCGTTGCAGCACAACGCCGCAGCGTCGCGGCTGCAGCCGATCATCGCCGAGGTCGAGCCCCGGGTGCTCGCCGCCGGCGCCGGGTATCTGGATCTCGCAATCGAGGCGGCGCTTGGCAGCGCGTCGGTGCGACGCCTCATGGTGTTCGACTACCAGCCGGAGATCGACGAACACCGGGAGAAGCTGGAGCGGGCGCGGGCAACGCTGGCCGCAGCGGGTATGCCGGTGTCCATCGAGACTTTCGGCGAAGCGCTGGAACGGGGCCGCGAGTTGCCGCCCGAGCCCGGCTACGCCGGGGAGACCGACCAGCGACTGGCCATGATCCTCTACACCTCGGGAAGCACCGGTCTGCCCAAGGGAGCGATGTACACCGAGCGGATGATCGCCAAGATCTGGACCACCGAACTCCTGCCCGAGTTCGCCGACGTCCCCGTCTTCAACGTCAACTTCATGCCGCTCAACCATCTCGGCGGCCGCATACCGTTGTCGTCGTCGTTCCAGGCGGGAGGCACCAGCTACTTCGTTCCGGAAAGCGACCTGTCCACGTTGTTCGACGACTGGAGCCTGGTGCGCCCCACCGAGATGGGCATGGTGCCCCGGGTTGCCGAGATGCTCTACCAGCGCTACCAGAGCGCCGTCGAGCGGCGGGCGTCCGACGGCGCCGCCAACCCGGAGGCCGACGCGCAGGCCGAGCTTCGTGAGCAGGTGCTGGGTGGACGTGTGATCACCAGCTTCAGCAGCACGGCGCCGCTGGCGGCGGAGATGAAGGGCTTCGTGGAAACCTGCCTGGGAGTCCATGTTCTCGACGGCTACGGGCTGACCGAGGTCGGGATGGTGACCAAGGACGGCAGGATCGCCGCGCCTCCGGTCCTGGATTACAGACTCGTCGACGTTCCCGAATTGGGTTACTTCCGCACCGACAAGCCCCATCCACGTGGCGAACTGCTGGTCAAGTCGCTGACCGCCACCCCGGGGTACTTCAAGCGCCCCGACGTCACCGCCGATGCCTTCGATCCCGACGGCTATTACCGGACCGGCGACGTGATGGCCGAGCTCGAACCGGGCCGGCTCGCCTACGTCGACCGGCGCAACAACGTGCTGAAGTTGGCGCAGGGCGAATTCGTCGCCGTGGCTCGCCTGGAGGCCGTGTTCGCCAGCGCCGCCCTGATCCGGCAGATCTTCGTCTACGGCAACAGCGAACGTCCGTACCTGCTGGCCGTCATCGTGCCCACGGTCGAGGCCATGGAGAAATTCGGCGACGACGCCGGCGCCCTGAAGGCCGCGCTGAGCGAATCCCTGCGCCAGGCGGCCAAGCTCGCCGAGCTGCAGTCCTACGAGGTGCCCGCGGACTTCCTGGTGGAGTCCGAGCCGTTCAGCGAGGACAACGGCCTGCTGTCCGGGGTGGGCAAGCTGCTTCGGCCAAAACTCAAGGAACGCTACGCCGGTCGGCTCGAGCAGCTCTACACCGACCTGGCCGAAAATCGGGTGGCCGAACTGCGCGCCCTGCGTGAGCACGTGGCGGACCGGCCCGTCATCGACACACTGGCTCGCGCCGCCGAAGCGCTGCTCGGCCTGTCCGGCGGGCCCCCACCACCCGATTCGCTCTTCATCGACCTGGGCGGCGACTCGTTGTCGGCGTTGACTTTTTCGAACCTGTTGCACGACGTCTTCGACGTCGAGGTGCCGGTGGGGTTGATCATCGGCCCGGCCACGAATCTGCGTCAGCTCGCGCATTTCATCGAGGAACAACGTGAGTCGGGTTCGCAACGAACGACGTTCGCGACCGTTCACGGGCGTGACGCGACCGAGGCCCGCGCCGCGGACCTCACGTTGGACAAGTTCATCGACGCGCAGACTCTGGCCGGGGCTTCAGCCCTGCCGCGGGTCACCGGCACACCGCGCACGGTGCTGCTGACGGGGGCCAACGGTTACCTCGGCCGGTTCCTGTGCCTGGAGTGGCTGCAGCGGCTGGCCCGGAGCGGCGGGCGACTCGTCTGCATCGTGCGGGGCACCGACGCCGGCGCGGCGGCCCAGCGGCTGGAAGCGGTCTACCACACTGGCGACCCGACGCTGGTGCAGCGATTCCGCGAGCTGGCGCACGACCACCTCGAGGTCATCGCCGGCGACATCGGCGAGCCGAATCTGGGCCTGGATCAACCGACTTGGGAGCGCCTCGCCACGCAGGTGGACATGATCGTCCACCCCGCCGCGCTGGTCAACCATGTGCTGCCGTACGAGCAGCTGTTCGGCCCCAACGTGGTGGGGACCGCCGAGCTGATCCGCCTTGCGATCACGGCCCGCATCAAGCCGGTCACGTACCTGTCGACCGTCGCAGTCGCGATGTCCGTCGATCCGGCCAGCTTCTCCGAAGACGGCGACATCCGGATCGTCAGCCCCGTCCGTCCCGTCGGCGCTGGTTACGCGAACGGATACGCGAACAGCAAGTGGGCCGGCGAGGTCCTGCTGCGGGAGGCGCACGACCTGTGCGGCCTGCCGGTGGCCGTTTTCCGGTCCGACATGATCCTGGCCCACAGTGAGTTCGCGGGACAGCTCAACGTGCCGGATGCGTTCACCCGCTTGATATTCAGCCTGTTGGTCACCGGAATCGCCCCGTCCTCGTTCTATGAGGCCGATGTGCGCGGTGGCCGGGCGGTCGCTCACTACGACGGCCTGCCCGCCGATTTCGTCGCCGAGTCGGTCACCGCGCTGGGCGAGCGGATCGCGTCAGGCTCGGGCGAGGCGGGAGACTTTCGGTCGTTCGACGTGATGAACCCGCACGACGACGGCATCTCCCTGGACGTGTTCGTCGACTGGCTGGTGGCCGCCGGTCACCAGATCCGGCGCATCGAGGACCACGCCGAATGGTTCGGTCGCTTCGAAACCGCGCTGCGGGCGCTACCGGACAAGCAGCGCCAGCAGTCCGCGCTGCCGTTGCTCGACGCCTACCGGCACCCCGAGAAGCCGCTGCGCGGGGCGCCCGCACCGACGGATGTCTTCCGCAACGCGGTGCGGGAAGCCAAAATCGGTGCGGACAAGGACATTCCGCATCTGTCGGCGGCTTTGATCGAGAAATACGTGTCGGATCTGCGGTTGCTGGGCCTGGTCTAG
- the oxc gene encoding oxalyl-CoA decarboxylase has translation MTTISASPGQAPESTRLTDGFHLVVDALKANDVETIYGVVGIPITDLARVAQASGIRYIGFRQETSAGNAAAAAGFLTGRPGVCLTVSAPGFLNGLAALANATTNCFPMILVSGSSNRAMVDLQRGDYGELDQLNVARPLAKAAYRISRIEDIGRGIARAVRTAVSGRPGGVYLDIPGDVLGQAMDAAAAADTVWRVVDPAPRQLPAPEAVERALEVLGRARRPLIVLGKGAAYARADDAIRKFVEDSGIPFLPTSMAKGLLPDSHPQCAAAARSLAVARADAVLLVGARLNWLLGHGDSPQWAEDAKFVQVDIAASEMDSNQPIVAPLVADIGSAMSALSGRLAAHPIAVPAYWVAELSERRARNEAKMRARLAENPHPMRFYNALAAIRSVLQENPEVYVVNEGANALDLARNVIDMELPRHRLDTGTWGVMGIGMGYAIAAAVETGRPVVAIEGDSAFGFSGMEVETICRYRLPVSVVILNNGGVYRGDEAVAGSAAGRFDPAPTVLNARARHELIAEAFGGKGYHATTPSELRAALAEAVASGGPSVIDCELDPGAGVESGHLSSLNPTSAAIPPPAVNAGA, from the coding sequence ATGACCACCATCTCGGCATCGCCCGGCCAAGCGCCGGAATCGACGCGGCTGACCGACGGCTTTCACCTGGTGGTCGACGCGCTCAAGGCCAACGACGTCGAAACGATCTACGGCGTCGTCGGCATCCCGATCACCGACCTCGCCCGCGTCGCGCAGGCCTCCGGCATCCGCTACATCGGCTTTCGGCAGGAGACCTCGGCCGGCAACGCCGCCGCGGCCGCGGGGTTCCTCACCGGGCGGCCCGGTGTGTGCCTGACGGTCTCGGCACCCGGCTTTCTCAACGGCCTGGCGGCGCTGGCGAACGCCACCACCAACTGCTTCCCGATGATCCTGGTGTCGGGCTCCAGCAACCGGGCGATGGTCGACCTGCAGCGCGGCGACTACGGCGAGCTCGACCAGCTCAACGTGGCACGGCCGCTCGCCAAGGCGGCGTACCGGATCAGCCGGATCGAGGACATCGGGCGCGGCATCGCGCGCGCGGTTCGCACCGCAGTCTCCGGGCGTCCCGGCGGGGTCTACCTCGACATCCCCGGCGATGTCCTCGGCCAGGCCATGGACGCCGCCGCCGCGGCGGACACCGTGTGGCGCGTCGTCGACCCCGCTCCCCGGCAGCTGCCGGCGCCGGAGGCGGTCGAGCGCGCCCTGGAGGTGCTGGGGCGGGCCAGGCGACCGCTGATCGTGCTGGGAAAGGGAGCGGCCTACGCGCGGGCCGACGACGCGATCCGCAAGTTCGTGGAAGACAGCGGCATTCCCTTCCTGCCGACGTCCATGGCCAAGGGGCTGCTGCCGGACTCCCACCCGCAGTGCGCCGCAGCGGCCCGCTCGCTGGCGGTCGCCCGCGCCGACGCGGTGCTGCTTGTCGGCGCCCGCCTGAATTGGCTTCTGGGACACGGGGACTCCCCGCAGTGGGCTGAGGACGCCAAATTCGTGCAGGTCGACATCGCGGCGTCGGAGATGGACAGCAACCAGCCGATCGTCGCGCCGCTGGTCGCCGATATCGGCTCGGCGATGTCCGCGCTTTCGGGCCGCCTGGCCGCTCACCCCATCGCCGTGCCGGCGTACTGGGTCGCCGAGCTGTCCGAGCGCAGGGCCCGCAACGAGGCCAAGATGCGTGCGCGTCTGGCCGAAAACCCGCATCCGATGCGGTTTTACAACGCGCTGGCCGCCATCCGGTCGGTGTTGCAGGAGAACCCGGAGGTGTACGTGGTCAACGAGGGGGCCAACGCGCTGGATCTGGCCCGCAACGTCATCGACATGGAACTGCCGCGGCACCGGCTCGACACCGGAACATGGGGCGTCATGGGCATCGGCATGGGTTACGCCATCGCGGCGGCCGTCGAGACCGGCCGGCCCGTGGTGGCCATCGAGGGCGACAGCGCATTCGGTTTCAGTGGAATGGAAGTCGAGACCATCTGCCGCTACCGGCTGCCGGTGAGCGTCGTGATCCTCAACAACGGCGGCGTCTACCGGGGCGACGAGGCGGTGGCCGGGTCGGCCGCAGGACGCTTCGACCCGGCTCCCACCGTGCTCAACGCGCGCGCGCGGCACGAACTGATCGCAGAAGCATTCGGCGGCAAGGGCTACCACGCCACGACGCCGTCCGAGCTGCGGGCGGCACTGGCCGAAGCGGTCGCCTCCGGCGGCCCGTCGGTGATCGACTGCGAGCTCGACCCGGGTGCGGGAGTGGAAAGCGGCCACCTGTCCAGCCTCAACCCCACCAGTGCGGCCATCCCGCCGCCCGCGGTCAACGCCGGTGCGTGA
- a CDS encoding L,D-transpeptidase, protein MRRAVRYLFVMVAIMAFGAVGSGTPAVAAVPVPQSVPAVASVLPADGALVGVAHPVVVTFTAPVGDRAAVERSIHVTSPAHTAGHFEWLADNVVQWVPEHYWPAHTHVSVGVAALSTGFDTGDALLGVASLSEHTFTVSRNGEVLRTMPASMGKPTRPTPIGNFTALEKQRSVVMDSRTIGIPLSSPEGYKITAQYAVRVTWSGVYVHSAPWSVDDQGHTNVSHGCINLSPDNAAWYFNQVNVGDPIEVVA, encoded by the coding sequence ATGCGTCGAGCGGTTCGTTATCTATTCGTTATGGTGGCGATCATGGCTTTCGGCGCCGTCGGGAGCGGCACCCCGGCCGTCGCCGCGGTCCCGGTGCCGCAATCCGTTCCCGCGGTGGCCTCGGTTTTGCCCGCCGACGGCGCGCTGGTCGGCGTGGCGCACCCCGTCGTCGTGACCTTCACGGCTCCGGTGGGCGACCGTGCGGCCGTCGAGCGGTCGATCCACGTCACTTCGCCGGCTCATACGGCCGGACATTTCGAGTGGCTCGCCGACAACGTCGTGCAATGGGTCCCCGAGCACTACTGGCCGGCACATACTCACGTCTCGGTCGGTGTTGCGGCCCTGTCGACGGGATTCGACACCGGTGACGCGCTGCTCGGTGTCGCCAGCCTGTCCGAGCACACCTTCACCGTCAGCCGAAACGGCGAGGTGCTGCGCACCATGCCGGCGTCGATGGGCAAGCCCACCCGTCCCACGCCCATCGGCAACTTCACCGCCTTGGAAAAGCAGCGCTCCGTGGTGATGGATTCGCGGACCATCGGCATCCCGCTGAGTTCCCCGGAGGGATACAAGATCACCGCACAGTATGCCGTCCGCGTCACCTGGAGCGGTGTCTACGTGCACTCCGCACCCTGGTCGGTCGACGATCAGGGCCACACCAACGTCAGTCACGGATGCATCAACCTGAGCCCGGACAACGCCGCCTGGTACTTCAACCAGGTGAACGTCGGCGATCCCATCGAAGTCGTGGCCTGA
- a CDS encoding NADP-dependent oxidoreductase, translating into MTVAAARAVRFDRYGDRDVLYVADVEMPAPGPGEVVVEVRAAGINPGEAAIRSGAMHDMFPATFPSGQGSDLAGVVTAVGSGVTEFSVGDEVLGFSLRRSSHATHVAVPVGQLIRKPPQLSWEAAGSLYVAGVTAYAAVRAVDPQPGETVAVSAAAGGVGSLVVQLLVLRKAVVLGIAGQDNADWLRDHGVIPITRGDGLAERLRQAAPGGIDAFIDLFGPEYIELAVDLGVAPERIETIISFQKAAEVGAKTEGSMDASTPEVLAELADLIARGAIDLDIAATFPLDRVADAFEVLEQRHTHGKIVLLPGVSE; encoded by the coding sequence ATGACGGTTGCGGCGGCGCGGGCAGTGCGGTTCGACCGGTACGGAGACCGCGACGTCCTGTACGTCGCGGATGTCGAGATGCCGGCGCCGGGGCCCGGCGAGGTGGTGGTCGAGGTGCGCGCCGCGGGGATCAACCCCGGCGAGGCCGCGATCCGCAGCGGGGCGATGCACGACATGTTCCCGGCCACGTTCCCCTCCGGCCAGGGCAGTGATCTCGCCGGCGTCGTCACCGCGGTGGGGTCGGGCGTCACGGAATTCTCCGTCGGCGACGAGGTGCTCGGTTTCAGTCTGCGCCGCTCCAGCCACGCCACCCACGTCGCCGTCCCAGTGGGCCAGCTGATCCGCAAGCCTCCCCAATTGAGTTGGGAGGCAGCAGGTTCACTATACGTCGCGGGCGTGACGGCCTACGCGGCCGTCCGGGCGGTCGACCCGCAACCGGGTGAGACCGTCGCCGTCTCGGCCGCCGCGGGCGGTGTCGGCAGCCTGGTGGTGCAACTGCTGGTGCTGCGCAAGGCCGTGGTGCTGGGGATCGCCGGGCAGGACAACGCCGACTGGCTGCGCGACCACGGTGTCATCCCGATCACCCGGGGCGACGGGTTGGCCGAACGACTTCGGCAGGCGGCCCCCGGCGGCATCGACGCGTTCATCGACCTCTTCGGCCCGGAGTACATCGAACTCGCAGTCGACCTCGGCGTGGCGCCCGAACGGATCGAGACGATCATCTCGTTCCAGAAGGCGGCCGAGGTGGGCGCGAAGACCGAGGGCAGCATGGACGCGTCGACACCGGAGGTGCTCGCAGAGCTGGCTGACCTGATCGCCCGCGGCGCCATCGACCTCGACATCGCCGCGACCTTCCCGCTGGACCGGGTCGCCGACGCGTTCGAGGTGCTCGAACAGCGGCACACCCACGGCAAAATCGTTCTGCTGCCCGGCGTTTCAGAATGA
- a CDS encoding LysR family transcriptional regulator has translation MLFRQLEYFVAVAQERHFARAAEKCYVSQPALSAAIAKLERELNVTLINRGHSFEGLTPEGERLVVWARRILAEHDSFKSEVRAVRSGITGILRLGTVPTASTTASLVLSAFCSAHPLAKVQINSRLAATELYRRLREFELDAAIVHAAHEDAHDVHLVPLYEEHYVLLSPADMLPSGATTLAWPEAAQLPLALLIPEMRDRQIIDQAFAEHGLTVTPQVETDSVASLFAQVAAGNWACIVPHTWLWTSPLGAEVRAVRMVGPELKAEIALATNAAGPGSPIARALAESAQGLALNEFFDAQLLGITHRR, from the coding sequence GTGCTCTTCCGTCAGCTGGAGTATTTCGTTGCGGTGGCCCAGGAGCGACACTTTGCCCGGGCGGCCGAGAAATGCTACGTCTCGCAGCCGGCGTTGTCCGCCGCGATCGCCAAGCTGGAACGGGAGCTGAACGTCACGCTGATCAACCGCGGGCACAGCTTCGAGGGACTCACGCCCGAAGGCGAGCGTCTGGTGGTGTGGGCCAGGCGGATCCTGGCCGAGCACGATTCCTTCAAGTCCGAGGTGCGCGCCGTGCGCTCGGGGATCACGGGAATCCTGCGGCTGGGCACGGTTCCGACCGCGTCGACCACGGCGTCCCTGGTGCTTTCGGCGTTCTGCTCGGCCCATCCCCTGGCGAAGGTGCAGATCAATTCGCGGCTGGCGGCCACCGAACTGTACCGGCGCCTGCGGGAATTCGAGTTGGACGCCGCCATCGTGCATGCCGCGCATGAGGATGCGCACGACGTGCACCTGGTGCCGCTCTACGAGGAGCACTATGTGCTGCTTTCGCCGGCGGACATGCTGCCCTCCGGCGCGACGACGCTGGCGTGGCCCGAGGCGGCCCAGTTGCCGCTGGCGCTGCTCATCCCCGAGATGCGCGACCGCCAGATCATCGACCAGGCGTTCGCCGAGCACGGCCTCACGGTCACGCCCCAGGTGGAAACCGACTCCGTGGCTTCGCTTTTCGCTCAAGTGGCCGCGGGAAACTGGGCGTGCATCGTGCCGCACACCTGGTTGTGGACCTCGCCGCTCGGCGCGGAGGTGCGCGCGGTCCGGATGGTCGGTCCGGAGTTGAAGGCCGAGATCGCGCTGGCCACCAACGCCGCCGGGCCGGGATCACCGATCGCGCGGGCGCTCGCCGAGTCCGCGCAGGGGCTGGCGCTCAACGAGTTCTTCGACGCGCAACTGCTGGGAATCACGCACCGGCGTTGA